Proteins from a genomic interval of Lolium perenne isolate Kyuss_39 chromosome 1, Kyuss_2.0, whole genome shotgun sequence:
- the LOC127305579 gene encoding uncharacterized protein isoform X3: MLRILLLRFMQIILKSCRETHCHYCFSEAPADAVFCPLCTLPVYCSKKCQEQAVGGISLNHDTFIKSNSNEIDLGKLSLTSTKRKAPDSKQIAEHRHECGGAHWAAVLPADIVLAGRIMAQYIDRRMLAGKNSTISGPNLDLIHHYDIDSPTNKLESHIYAIVLSLCLQKYYKSDLSWKEETLSQLVLLICQVKVNSIAIVRMKSMDEGQGSTENKGYSAAGDAVMCSVEQVRVAQAIYMSGSLLNHSCRPNVHTYFHSRTLFLRSTEYIESGRPVELSYGPQAGKMDLPERQTSLRENYKFSCRCSSCSELHLSDLVIDSFRCPRSTCLGAVSELTYSKSKENFIHVSLQESDVCKLSLPHISNVDEDTKKVGKLFFRNDLDLKIDPGYCMSCRSQLDLASAVATSDRAASKINRFKELTVIDKVSEVSITDALQSLEQIKKLRHPYSKALAQAEDMIAEAFAKIGDQGQAEKHCEDSIKILKKLYHPKHIAIAHELIKLVSIKLSMGDMASAEATFAQAEAIFSLYYGPDALRILPYIDVLKRTVRGQFFESP; the protein is encoded by the exons TTTTATGCAGATTATCCTGAAATCGTGCCGGGAGACTCATTGCCATTATTGCTTTAGTGAAGCACCCGCAGATGCTGTGTTTTGCCCTTTGTGTACACTACCAGTTTACTGTTCAAAAAAGTGCCAGGAGCAAGCTGTTggcggaatttctttgaatcatgATACTTTTATTAAATCTAACAGCAATGAGATTGATCTTGGAAAACTGAGCCTAACTTCTACAAAGCGCAAGGCTCCAGACTCTAAACAGATTGCTGAACATAGGCATGAATGTGGTGGTGCACATTGGGCAGCTGTTTTGCCAGCTGATATAGTTTTAGCTGGGCGAATTATGGCACAATACATAGATAGAAGAATGCTGGCTGGAAAGAACTCTACCATCTCTGGGCCAAATTtg GATCTCATTCACCACTATGATATTGATTCTCCTACTAACAAGTTGGAATCACATATATATGCGATTGTCTTGTCATTATGCCTCCAAAAGTATTATAAATCAGACCTTTCATGGAAGGAGGAAACTTTATCTCAG CTTGTTCTTTTGATATGTCAAGTCAAAGTCAATTCAATTGCCATCGTTCGTATGAAATCCATGGATGAAGGCCAGGGGAGTACAGAGAACAAAGGGTACTCTGCAGCTGGTGATGCGGTTATGTGTAGTGTGGAGCAG GTCAGGGTTGCTCAAGCTATTTACATGTCTGGTAGCCTCTTGAATCACTCGTGCCGGCCAAACGTACACACATACTTTCATTCCCGCACTCTCTTTCTGAGATCTACCGAATATATAGAATCAGGGAGGCCAGTCGAGCTATCATATGGTCCACAG GCTGGCAAGATGGATCTTCCGGAGAGACAAACGTCACTTCGGGAGAATTACAAATTTAGTTGCCGATGTTCAAGTTGTTCAGAGCTACATCTGTCGGACCTTGTCATTGATTCATTCCGTTGTCCACGAAGTACCTGTCTTGGTGCCGTATCAGAATTAACTTACTCCAAATCCAAAGAGAATTTTATTCATGTTTCCCTACAAGAATCTGATGTTTGCAAACTATCGCTGCCT CATATATCCAACGTTGACGAGGATACAAAGAAAGTTGGGAAATTGTTTTTCAGAAATGATCTTGATTTGAAGATAGATCCTGGATATTGCATGAGCTGTAGATCACAACTTGACTTGGCTTCTGCTGTTGCTACATCAGACAGGGCAGCATCAAAGATCAACAG GTTTAAGGAACTTACAGTTATAGACAAAGTCTCTGAAGTTTCCATCACAGATGCATTACAATCCCTAGAACAGATAAAGAAGCTGAGGCACCCATATAGCAAAGCTCTTGCCCAG GCAGAAGACATGATCGCAGAGGCTTTTGCAAAGATAGGAGATCAAGGACAAGCAGAAAAGCACTGTGAAGATTCAATTAAG ATCCTCAAGAAGCTGTACCACCCCAAACACATAGCCATCGCGCATGAGTTGATCAAGCTCGTTTCCATCAAGCTGTCCATGGGGGACATGGCAAGCGCAGAAGCTACATTCGCCCAGGCAGAGGCGATATTCTCGCTTTATTATGGACCTGATGCTCTAAGGATTTTACCTTATATCGATGTACTCAAAAGAACTGTTCGTGGACAGTTCTTCGAATCACCTTGA